The sequence below is a genomic window from Hyperolius riggenbachi isolate aHypRig1 chromosome 7, aHypRig1.pri, whole genome shotgun sequence.
tagaactgaaaatgaacacttctcaccCTGTTTTTTGTTGGGACTATAacttacatactgtccttgacttgtaatatatataccatctagtggccaaaaaaaaaaaaaatacaactgcatatgtttaaataaattaaaaacataaAACCCCCATTACTTTAAAGCCCTCATTTCCCCCACtgctatagttaccaaaataaaacacttgttaaaaaaaagtaacagccttaaaataataataaataattactttaaggactcagctttttaatatatatatgtcataagggtatatttgcaaataagggttTGTAATTGAGAcgtctccaggacttctcaagagccgctccaacactatggaactccctacctccacccattagggcagccccctccttcaacaccttcaagaaggccctcaaaactcaccttttcactctggcctaccacccctcacaattgctctaaactcacagctgaactctggtcccctacctctcgtgtccctacctctccctctagattgtaagcctttgggcagggtcctcctcctccttttgagtcctacctgatcatgcacctccattactgtaaacccatgctatgcatttgagtgaacctaacttgcctaatctccatgctcccatccagtgactgactaagcactaccttgtactcatactgtgctgtgtgatctggttttcttgtattcctgtattgtttgtcatattgctgtatgtcacccctaaatattgtctataacctaaattaatgtccagcgctgtgtaatatgttggcgctttataaatacaataaataatagtaataattattGATATTGTATAAAGAAAGAAATACATAACTgagaaaatacacctttatttccaaataaaatattgcccccATACATTGTACAGTCCTAAGAACAcagtttaaatgttgtaataaccgaaacaaatgggaaaataaaacatGTAGGTTTTATCAACCATAGCACattgttattttaaaactataatggctgaaaactgagaaataatgtttttattattttttttttctttttactgcaaataaaataaaataattgtttgcaaaaagtaccacctataaaaagcctaatttgtggtaaaaaaaacaaaaacaaaaaaacaatatatagatcattttggtgtgaaaagtagtgataaagtaattgGGTGAATTAATGGGAGAAGTGTGatatgtgaaaaggaaaataacctgtggtagggaagtggttaactatAACCAACAaaatcattgctatctgttggctcaacccaaccttttttttttgtatggaacTTATCCAGTGACAGTTGCTACTTTTTAGAATTTCACGGAAACGTGACATTGTACAGTTCCTACACTAAGATTTAGcacaattaagtacaatcctgcaaagTCAAAGAGAGAAGAACcattggctcagttgtgatgacgtgacatgaatagacattttttgcttgtatatcaagccaAAGTTTCATAAAATGTTTGCTTGTCCTGCAAAACACTCTTAAACCAAGTCCACAGATTTACTGTATGTGGCTTTCTACCGACCActtttctgcacaattgttttagAGCCATTCTTTGTTTGCACAAACCACCGAACAGTCAGGACATCAGTCAAAGGCCACAGATGTCACCATTACAGATAGCAAAAAAACAGTgctattcaaaagtgggtgttttgAAAGCTACCAtcgttttttttaaactttcccaagtctgatcataattttgaaaatgacataTTTAGATGATGGATTaaatttgtccctacctatttgttATGTGACTCGAGTCCAACCTGTAAAACACATCAAAATGTTTTCTACAGGCTGGTTCCTTTACAGAGTTAGTGATCATGCAAAAGGCAAATACTACTAAGGTACCAGCCAATCCTAAGAACAATACTATAGTCATTTCAAATCACCCAaatacaataatttttttttttgcaagttgaGTCCTCCATCATGTCTGGCTTTTGCAAAACAATTTTCAAAGAACGCATAAAGATTTCACTTCTGACTTGTGTCAGTTCATGTCACTGTTTCTCATGGAAAACATGTTacttttgcatattgtgatatgaTTGACATGCTTTTGTAGCAGAGTAATTCCATACGTTTGAGATTTGCATTGCTCACCTATTGTATCAGCCGTACAATGAGCAAACTGTACAGTAGCTGTGATCCTCCTCGCTGGACACTCTTGTGGCTGGTCTAATGCTTCATCCTGGTTTAGAGATCAGAAAACTGACATGGAAATGCTGAAGCTCATAAACATCATTAGGATCACTATTATTGTCATGACCTGGCTGTCAGGAATCATTCTGAATTCCTCGATTGTTGCTGTTTATATTGGAGACCAGGCATATGGCCAGCATTTTAGTGTCAGTGATAAGATTTTCCTCTCTACAGCTCTTCTCAACATTGTCCAGCAATGCTTCATCTCTGCATATAACATTCTGTATTACTATGCGCTGTATTTGCTATCGGCTAAGGAAATGTTCATTTTCCTATACATTAGTAATTGTTCTCTGATTTATGGCAGTTTTTGGTACAGCGCTTGGCTTTCCATCTACTACTTCTTGACATTAGTCAAATGCTCCCACCATTTCTTCCTCCAGCTGAAGAAGGCCTTGTCCTCCTCTATTGTGCAAATTCTCATTACAACATTGTTGGTAATAGTTTTTTTAAATGCACCATGTATCTGGGCAATGGGTATAGCGCTTCCTCAGAATGAGACAATCAACCAATCAGGTAGCAATTACCAAATCACAATTAATCTCCCGTTCACTCTCTTTAACTTGGTGTGTGGCTGTTGTATTCCATTCCTGGCAACTCTCTTCTGTATTGGACAGAGTGTGGCATCACTCTTGGATCATGTGAGGAGAGTCCATCAAAATGTATCCCAGTTCACCTCCTCTCCACAGATCCAGGGTCTTCTCCGAGCGGCCAGGACAATGACTCTTCAACTGACCCTTAATACAGTACTCTGTGTGACGGTCAGTTCCACGTTTCTAATATCTCCAACTGTAACTCTTTCAGGGCACATCCAGACAACAATCATCATGTCTTTTCCTTCTGCTCAGGCCATGACTTTAGTCCTGGGGAACCCAAAGCTGCGTAATGGATTATTTTGTTGAGGTGTCCCATCTCAAGTCTGGAACTGAATGACAATGTCAAAAAATGAatggaggatttccacagtacAACGTATAAATGTGATCCTACAGGTTATATCAGATTTTAGAATAGATTTTAGAACAATTTTCAAATTAAATCTGTGTTTTCTGTTCCTGAAAGTTTAGCATTTTATGGCCCACATTTAAATACACTTTCTGAAGTTGTTTCTGAACCTCCtgttgtgcttaataaaaaaaaaaaaacgtgaactATGAGCAAAGTTATAAAAACATTCAAAAGTTTTGCTAAAAATAATATTTGAAGACTAAAACACTCTCAGTAGATATAAATGTGTCAGTTAAGTCAAACAATCTTAAtggtatcctatataataatggcTGTGTCCCTGTGTCGTTGCGTTTTAGACAGCGCGCATGCGCGGCACGCGGGCGGACTTGGGACAGCACAGAAGGGTGGGTGCAGGTGGTGGGCATGTGTGTGTACGTGGGAGCAGGGCCTAtgcgggggtggggtgggggtgggagaaGAGGGTGACAGGGTCGAGGCCGAGCCCTAGCTTATTTCTAGTCTTCTTATAAAGTATAAAAAATCTTCTGCCCCTAATGGACCATGCATGTCTTGTTATTTCCCacttcgggcttgattcactaaacagtgatatgacagatagcacaccttattaaagatatcataccttatcaaagatatcataccttatcaaagatattacaccttatcaaagttaacatgccttatcagagtagcatagtgagcgctaccaacttatgcctgctaattggcaatggcactcatcctgccctgagcccctgcgggtttgtagtgctctctatgctactctgacaaggcgtgttaactttgataaggtgtgatatctttgataaggtgtgatatttgagttatcacggtttagtgaatcaaacacatgtagtgggacagctttcctcctggtgcagcagcaacaatggATTCAGGAGTAAGAATCCGGTCAGTCACATCTAACACTTCTAgggacaggaacagcttcttccctcaggctgtagccatgctta
It includes:
- the LOC137526209 gene encoding taste receptor type 2 member 9-like, yielding MLKLINIIRITIIVMTWLSGIILNSSIVAVYIGDQAYGQHFSVSDKIFLSTALLNIVQQCFISAYNILYYYALYLLSAKEMFIFLYISNCSLIYGSFWYSAWLSIYYFLTLVKCSHHFFLQLKKALSSSIVQILITTLLVIVFLNAPCIWAMGIALPQNETINQSGSNYQITINLPFTLFNLVCGCCIPFLATLFCIGQSVASLLDHVRRVHQNVSQFTSSPQIQGLLRAARTMTLQLTLNTVLCVTVSSTFLISPTVTLSGHIQTTIIMSFPSAQAMTLVLGNPKLRNGLFC